Proteins co-encoded in one Candidatus Kapaibacterium sp. genomic window:
- a CDS encoding 2-hydroxyacid dehydrogenase yields the protein MKVAVYSAHNFERPYLREAAGSRHELLFLDYRLDVSTATFAQGCPAVMLFANDDGSAPVLDVLAAQGVRFLALRSAGYNHVDIEHAHRLGMRVANVPDYSPYAVAEHAVAMILALNRKLIRAYNRVRELNFSLDGLVGFDLHGKTVGVFGVGRIGSALVRILHGFGCRVLGCDPVQRPELCQQYGLEYVPLERLCRESRIIVLCAPLTPETRYVINRDTLALMPDGVMIINVARGGLLNTRDVIEALKKRKIGYLGLDVYEEEAGLFFYDHSQDIITDDLIARLLTFPNVLITSHQAFLTEEALRNIAATSIAALDAWEQGLPAANEL from the coding sequence ATGAAGGTTGCCGTGTACTCTGCCCACAACTTCGAGCGCCCGTACCTCCGCGAAGCGGCTGGTTCACGCCACGAGCTCCTCTTCCTGGACTATCGCCTGGACGTCTCCACCGCCACCTTCGCCCAGGGGTGCCCGGCTGTCATGCTCTTCGCCAACGACGACGGCTCAGCCCCCGTGCTGGATGTCCTGGCAGCCCAAGGGGTCCGCTTCCTGGCGCTGCGCTCGGCTGGGTACAACCACGTTGACATCGAGCACGCCCACCGGCTCGGCATGCGGGTAGCCAACGTGCCCGACTACTCCCCGTATGCCGTTGCCGAGCATGCCGTGGCCATGATCTTGGCGCTCAACCGCAAGCTCATCCGCGCCTACAACCGTGTCCGCGAGCTGAACTTCTCCCTCGACGGCCTCGTAGGCTTCGACCTCCACGGGAAGACCGTCGGCGTCTTCGGGGTCGGGCGGATCGGCTCCGCATTGGTCCGCATCCTCCACGGGTTCGGCTGCCGCGTACTGGGCTGTGACCCGGTCCAGCGCCCCGAGCTCTGCCAGCAGTATGGGCTGGAGTACGTCCCGCTGGAACGCCTCTGCCGGGAGAGCCGCATCATCGTCCTCTGCGCCCCGCTGACGCCCGAGACGCGCTACGTCATCAACCGCGACACCCTGGCCCTGATGCCCGACGGCGTCATGATCATCAACGTCGCCCGCGGGGGACTCCTGAACACCCGCGACGTCATCGAGGCGCTCAAGAAGCGCAAGATCGGCTACCTCGGGCTGGACGTCTACGAAGAGGAGGCCGGGCTCTTCTTCTACGACCACTCCCAGGACATCATCACCGACGACCTCATCGCTCGCCTCCTGACCTTCCCGAATGTGCTCATCACGAGCCACCAGGCCTTCCTGACCGAGGAGGCCCTCCGGAACATTGCTGCCACTTCCATCGCCGCCCTGGACGCCTGGGAACAGGGCCTCCCGGCTGCCAACGAGCTGTAA